From the Candidatus Zixiibacteriota bacterium genome, the window CACAATCCTTGACATTGACCGTGAAGATTTTACTCTCGGAGAAATTGCGCACGATCTTGACCTTGCTAAGCTTGGCGTTCTCCGTAGGTCCACCAGCCATAGAGATAAGAGAGAGAAGGTTGGTATTATCAGGAACCTCCACTATCCCGGGTTTTAAAACCTCTCCCCAAACATTAACTTTGATCAAAAGCTGGTTATCTGCACCCGGGGCAAGATAATAATCTAAGCTTGTACTCCTTTGTGTCTCAGCATTCTTTTCCTCCTGAGCCCAGACTAAATTGGATATCTGAAAAAAGGTCAGGTAAACTATTAAACAAAGACTGATTATCTGGTTTACTTTTTTCATCTTTAACACTCCTTTTTTAAAAGCGTTTAATTTCAATTTTGGTTTCGATATTATCAGCCTGAAGGATTTTTTGAGGGTTTTTCTCAAAGAGTTCTAATCCTTTTTCGTCTCCCAGATCATTTTTGACCATTTTAAAAGCTTCTGCCATTACGGTTATTGGTCGTCTATTCAAATCGTGAGCATCGCTGGATATAAAATCGACCAGGTCTTCTTCCAGTAACCTTCTGGCTCCCCTTTGAATCTTTTTGCCAAAATCTCCTAAGAGCGAACCAGCGTTTAACTGGATCAGAATTCCCGAGTCTT encodes:
- a CDS encoding SLBB domain-containing protein, coding for MKKVNQIISLCLIVYLTFFQISNLVWAQEEKNAETQRSTSLDYYLAPGADNQLLIKVNVWGEVLKPGIVEVPDNTNLLSLISMAGGPTENAKLSKVKIVRNFSESKIFTVNVKDCVRDGKAEQIPLIKPGDTVIVPRNSFHSFSKYVTFVYNLAVIASVIKLFTQ